One Bradyrhizobium zhanjiangense DNA segment encodes these proteins:
- a CDS encoding Fic family protein, producing MVYIHELGEWPTFRWNLQQIADRLVAVRHKQGRLLGRMERLGFPLKAEATLQTLTEDVVKSSEIEGEVLNRHQVRSSIARRLGMDIGALPPADRHVEGVVEMILDATEHYAAELTAERLFGWHAALFPTGRSGMRKIVVGAWRTAETGPMQVVSGPIGRERVHYEAPPVDRLDKEMQTFLDWFNGNASGIDPVLKAALAHLWFVTIHPFEDGNGRIARAIADLALSRSEQSAQRFYSMSAQIRRERNEYYAILERTQRGSLDVTDWLTWFLDCLDRAFDGADTILGNILRKADFWALYAARQLNERQRLVLNRLFEGFEGKLTSSKWAKLTKVSQATAARDIDELVGHGILKKDAAGGRSTSYSLIDSKT from the coding sequence ATGGTTTATATTCACGAACTGGGGGAGTGGCCGACCTTCCGTTGGAACTTGCAGCAAATTGCCGATCGCTTGGTGGCTGTGCGCCACAAACAGGGGCGCCTACTCGGGCGGATGGAGCGCCTGGGGTTCCCCCTCAAAGCCGAGGCAACTCTCCAGACCCTCACTGAAGACGTGGTGAAGTCCAGTGAGATCGAGGGCGAGGTTCTGAATCGCCACCAAGTCCGGTCATCCATTGCTCGCCGACTTGGCATGGACATCGGCGCCCTCCCTCCGGCGGATCGCCATGTGGAAGGCGTTGTGGAAATGATCCTCGACGCCACTGAACACTACGCTGCCGAACTCACAGCTGAGCGTCTCTTCGGGTGGCACGCCGCGCTCTTCCCCACTGGGCGAAGCGGTATGAGGAAGATTGTTGTCGGCGCGTGGCGTACTGCTGAAACAGGTCCGATGCAGGTCGTCTCGGGCCCCATTGGACGCGAGCGTGTCCACTATGAAGCGCCGCCCGTCGATCGTCTCGACAAGGAAATGCAGACATTCCTTGATTGGTTCAACGGCAACGCCAGCGGCATCGACCCTGTTTTGAAAGCTGCGCTTGCGCACCTCTGGTTTGTAACCATCCATCCCTTCGAGGATGGCAACGGCCGCATAGCACGCGCCATCGCCGATCTCGCTCTCTCCAGATCGGAGCAGAGCGCGCAGAGGTTCTACAGCATGTCCGCTCAAATCCGCCGTGAGAGGAATGAGTACTACGCCATCCTAGAGAGAACCCAGAGGGGAAGTCTCGACGTCACCGACTGGCTAACGTGGTTCCTCGACTGCCTGGATCGCGCCTTCGATGGCGCGGACACTATTCTCGGCAACATTCTCCGCAAGGCGGACTTCTGGGCCCTTTACGCAGCACGGCAACTTAATGAGCGCCAGCGGCTGGTGCTCAATCGCCTCTTCGAGGGATTCGAAGGAAAACTTACGTCGTCGAAATGGGCGAAACTTACGAAAGTCTCCCAGGCTACCGCCGCGAGGGACATCGACGAACTCGTCGGTCACGGCATCCTCAAGAAGGACGCTGCCGGTGGCCGGAGTACGAGCTACTCGCTAATAGATTCAAAAACCTGA
- a CDS encoding TIR domain-containing protein yields the protein MPLPSPSLISESRGKRAPTVRDNVLFELGLFMGKLSRYRTIRELVKRIGVRTFAIEEDR from the coding sequence TTGCCGTTGCCATCGCCGAGCCTGATCTCGGAATCACGCGGGAAAAGGGCGCCGACCGTACGTGACAACGTGCTCTTCGAGCTGGGACTTTTTATGGGCAAGTTGAGTCGATACCGTACCATCCGCGAACTTGTGAAGCGGATCGGTGTGCGCACCTTCGCTATCGAAGAAGATCGATAA
- a CDS encoding family 16 glycosylhydrolase, giving the protein MNLTKPFHTAYRILHYLALNLRQRLPRRQSATFRSETPERSGISQIYVINLDRQPRRWAEIQREFACVLDAEGNDLGTRTTRYSAVDAQSVSQDLPDGEAVYPFYTLGDQLYVEPQPQALPDGFDLTRPICMSSAEVAIARSHIGVWRSIAQSSANYALIVEDDVWLERGLAHAIDQAWDEMTKADGGDPKFDVLYLSYAEARHGAPKELISANLFRPERGLWYLSGYVLSKKSAQKLLNLLPCRGPIDLWINQQFQEIDVRALRRPVIHQRADLVSTNSYSILPALTKIGVLDYGSTALFHQRPTCFPVFAFGRPGTGLSSVAMALSMLGYRCCSDLDRLPETELKALLAGKRGNFDAYVNVGSLEPHVDQLVQRFPQAKFIVTEHGEIDDPASDQLLINLLGADVVCLKGDETFRWRALCEHLRTPPPVASYPRVEEIGQRKYLGTAEAATPNPRIRQLRHDRSPWIAEPNAIWRGIRTISFEGPTRGSRIVFDDDLSEVVQPSRWLLRNDTFPGNLGLFRHSNVSACAEGGLSLAVREEALGVRNFAAAAISSCGSFLYGRFEAILQATNVPGVITGFFLYRASPRQEIDIEIAGNCPTQLLVNVFYNPGSEGAKFDYGYRGTPVAIPLGFDASRAPHRFAIEWDPCEIRWLVDGTLVHRRGVWNPTPIPDLPMVLHVNTWPARSRELAGRLASNKLPAATNLRGISIDAFDVSTNVGG; this is encoded by the coding sequence ATGAATTTGACGAAGCCATTTCACACTGCCTACCGGATTCTGCATTACCTCGCTTTAAACCTACGACAACGTCTGCCACGTAGGCAGTCGGCTACATTTCGATCGGAAACGCCCGAGCGGTCTGGCATTTCCCAAATTTACGTCATCAATCTCGACCGTCAGCCCAGGCGTTGGGCTGAGATTCAGCGAGAGTTCGCTTGCGTTTTGGATGCGGAGGGAAATGATCTTGGCACCAGGACAACACGGTACTCAGCCGTTGACGCCCAGAGCGTCTCCCAGGATTTGCCTGATGGGGAGGCCGTCTATCCATTTTATACCTTGGGCGATCAGCTCTATGTTGAGCCACAGCCCCAAGCGCTACCTGACGGATTCGATCTAACACGCCCGATCTGCATGAGTTCGGCAGAGGTCGCAATCGCGCGCTCCCATATCGGTGTCTGGAGATCTATTGCCCAATCTTCCGCCAATTATGCGCTCATAGTGGAAGACGACGTCTGGCTTGAACGAGGTCTCGCCCACGCGATCGATCAAGCGTGGGATGAGATGACGAAAGCTGACGGGGGTGATCCTAAATTTGATGTCCTGTATCTCTCTTACGCCGAGGCGCGACATGGTGCGCCGAAGGAGCTCATTTCAGCGAACTTGTTCCGCCCGGAACGCGGACTTTGGTATTTATCCGGCTACGTCCTGTCGAAGAAAAGCGCCCAGAAGCTTCTGAACCTGCTTCCGTGCCGCGGTCCGATCGACTTATGGATCAATCAGCAATTCCAAGAGATCGACGTCCGTGCCCTACGTCGTCCGGTGATACACCAGCGTGCTGACCTGGTATCGACGAACTCTTATTCCATACTGCCGGCCCTGACCAAGATTGGAGTGCTCGATTATGGCAGCACAGCGCTATTTCACCAACGGCCGACCTGCTTTCCTGTTTTCGCGTTCGGCAGACCCGGGACCGGCCTGTCATCTGTAGCAATGGCTCTATCAATGCTTGGCTACCGGTGCTGCAGCGATCTCGACCGGCTTCCTGAAACGGAATTGAAAGCGCTGCTGGCCGGGAAGAGGGGCAACTTTGACGCTTACGTAAATGTGGGTTCACTGGAGCCTCACGTGGACCAGCTTGTGCAGCGCTTTCCGCAAGCGAAGTTCATAGTTACCGAGCACGGTGAAATCGATGATCCAGCCAGCGATCAGTTGCTGATCAATCTATTAGGTGCTGACGTCGTTTGCTTGAAGGGGGACGAGACTTTTCGTTGGCGCGCGCTTTGCGAACACTTACGGACACCCCCGCCCGTGGCATCCTACCCCCGTGTCGAGGAGATCGGTCAGCGAAAGTATCTCGGAACGGCCGAGGCGGCCACGCCCAACCCTCGAATAAGGCAGCTGCGCCACGATCGGTCTCCGTGGATTGCGGAGCCTAATGCTATTTGGCGCGGAATACGAACGATCTCGTTCGAAGGACCGACACGCGGTTCAAGAATCGTCTTTGACGATGATCTGAGCGAGGTGGTGCAGCCGTCGCGATGGTTACTCAGAAACGACACCTTCCCTGGGAATCTTGGTCTGTTTCGGCATTCTAACGTATCGGCATGTGCGGAGGGAGGCCTCTCGCTTGCCGTACGCGAAGAGGCGCTCGGCGTTCGCAATTTCGCCGCAGCAGCCATTTCCAGTTGCGGCAGCTTTTTGTACGGACGTTTCGAGGCGATCTTACAAGCGACGAACGTTCCGGGCGTGATTACGGGCTTCTTCCTGTACCGAGCCTCTCCTCGCCAGGAGATCGATATCGAGATAGCAGGCAACTGTCCGACCCAACTTCTCGTGAATGTCTTTTACAATCCTGGCTCGGAAGGCGCTAAATTTGATTACGGTTATCGCGGAACGCCGGTAGCTATCCCGTTGGGATTCGACGCATCAAGAGCTCCGCACCGCTTTGCGATAGAATGGGACCCGTGCGAAATCCGATGGCTTGTCGACGGAACGCTCGTTCACCGACGCGGTGTATGGAATCCGACACCCATTCCGGACCTTCCCATGGTGTTGCATGTAAATACGTGGCCCGCTCGCTCCCGAGAGCTTGCTGGTCGACTTGCCTCTAACAAGTTACCCGCAGCGACAAACTTGCGTGGAATCAGCATTGATGCGTTCGATGTCAGTACGAATGTTGGCGGTTAG
- a CDS encoding glycosyltransferase family 32 protein encodes MTDSPEHHRQRSEFIRGMVQRTECALAGRSLREQPPKTIIQFWHDLQNLPPDVEECIASWARWQEVGFKHVLFDEFTARSYIRTSLGRRYEQAFDRCYHPAMQADYFRLCYLSVEGGFYVDADDVCIGSHIDWLFEDTRLKVHPLCYDIATASMVSTASFLTAETFTPNWIFYFNNNPLIAARRHPVIQLALQRSTEALENSIDGALPEIQATTGPGILSRTIFELGVTSGTIEREVVVLRDWDLFAISKWPLSYRNDRRNWRHSNQKRFDQ; translated from the coding sequence ATGACCGACAGCCCTGAGCACCACCGGCAGCGCTCAGAGTTCATCAGAGGAATGGTTCAGCGGACCGAGTGCGCGTTGGCTGGCCGCAGCCTCCGAGAGCAACCGCCTAAGACAATCATACAGTTTTGGCACGATCTACAGAATCTTCCGCCTGACGTGGAGGAATGCATCGCATCATGGGCCCGCTGGCAAGAAGTGGGGTTCAAGCATGTCCTCTTCGACGAGTTTACCGCGCGATCATACATCCGCACTTCACTTGGTCGTCGCTACGAGCAAGCTTTCGACCGATGCTACCATCCGGCCATGCAGGCGGACTACTTTCGCTTGTGTTACCTGTCGGTGGAGGGAGGCTTCTATGTCGACGCGGACGACGTTTGTATTGGGTCACATATTGATTGGCTCTTCGAAGACACTCGCTTGAAGGTCCACCCCCTTTGCTACGACATAGCGACCGCTTCGATGGTAAGCACAGCTAGCTTCCTTACGGCGGAAACCTTTACACCCAATTGGATTTTCTACTTCAACAACAATCCGCTTATCGCTGCTCGGCGTCACCCAGTCATCCAGCTGGCCTTGCAGCGCTCAACCGAAGCTCTCGAGAATTCGATTGATGGCGCTTTGCCCGAGATCCAGGCAACAACCGGCCCAGGAATTCTATCCCGAACGATCTTCGAACTCGGAGTCACTTCGGGCACTATAGAGCGGGAGGTCGTTGTCCTGCGAGACTGGGACTTATTCGCTATTTCCAAATGGCCCTTAAGCTATCGCAACGATCGGCGAAATTGGCGTCACTCCAACCAAAAGCGATTTGATCAGTAG
- a CDS encoding carbamoyltransferase C-terminal domain-containing protein — protein sequence MNILAFNPGHDGAVSYLKDAHLALSVEAEKNSNYRYSPISSSDVFNVLGEISAIPDVICTGGWWPRDHFEYVRGPVAHAGYRGVSKSEIMVGRRHFLGKSIHSFSSSHERSHLLCAFGMSPLPKGTPCYALIWEGAIGSFYEIDPELHIKVVGEPLDKPGNRYSMLYGLADPSFPKNTPYFRISDAGKLMALASFSRRNEPTSSEKKLLKFLLEGPYKQLSEYDGPEGLPYCDVGLDDAEFRNFAGIFSDRLFDIFYQFAKSKLKRGMPLLIAGGCGLNCDWNTKWRYTGLFSEIFVPPVANDSGSAIGTAIDAQYHFTGNPKIDWNVYSGMSFEAAGVFDLAQYHTVEANYETIADMLAHDLVLGWVNGRYEVGPRALGNRSILAAPFKDSTRIRLNEIKQREQFRPIAPVCLEEDAATWFGCNWSSPYMLYTQKANTSALAAVTHVNGTARLQTVSAATNRPLYELLCAFKARTGYGVLCNTSLNFNGRGFINRIEDLSAYVLDRGLDGFVAEGKAYLVKSSPYSQTFMADTKVPSKG from the coding sequence ATGAATATTCTTGCGTTCAATCCGGGGCATGACGGAGCGGTTTCCTATCTTAAAGACGCCCATTTGGCACTTTCGGTGGAGGCCGAGAAAAATTCGAATTACCGATATTCTCCGATATCATCCAGCGACGTCTTCAACGTTCTCGGAGAAATCAGCGCGATACCAGACGTCATTTGCACCGGCGGCTGGTGGCCGCGCGATCACTTCGAATATGTACGCGGGCCCGTTGCTCACGCCGGCTATCGTGGAGTGTCGAAGAGTGAAATTATGGTCGGGCGGCGACATTTCCTCGGGAAATCAATTCATTCCTTTTCATCGTCGCACGAGCGCTCACACCTCCTTTGCGCGTTCGGAATGTCCCCATTGCCGAAAGGCACGCCCTGTTATGCGCTGATCTGGGAGGGCGCGATCGGCAGCTTTTACGAAATCGATCCGGAGTTACACATCAAAGTCGTGGGTGAGCCTTTGGATAAGCCGGGAAATCGGTACTCCATGCTCTATGGCTTGGCCGATCCATCCTTCCCTAAAAATACTCCCTACTTTCGAATTTCTGATGCTGGCAAGTTGATGGCTTTGGCCTCATTTTCCCGGCGAAACGAACCAACATCCTCCGAAAAGAAACTGCTGAAGTTTCTGTTGGAGGGGCCGTATAAGCAGCTATCCGAATACGACGGGCCCGAAGGGTTGCCGTATTGCGACGTGGGACTGGATGACGCCGAGTTCCGCAACTTCGCTGGTATCTTCAGTGATAGGCTATTCGATATCTTCTATCAGTTCGCTAAATCGAAGCTGAAACGAGGTATGCCGCTGCTCATAGCCGGTGGCTGCGGTCTGAACTGCGACTGGAATACAAAATGGCGTTACACTGGGCTGTTCAGCGAAATCTTCGTACCGCCTGTTGCGAATGACTCGGGCTCTGCCATTGGTACGGCGATTGACGCGCAATATCACTTTACGGGCAATCCAAAGATCGACTGGAACGTGTATTCCGGAATGTCATTCGAAGCAGCCGGCGTTTTCGATTTGGCGCAGTATCATACAGTTGAAGCCAACTACGAGACGATTGCCGACATGCTTGCCCATGACCTTGTGCTTGGTTGGGTGAACGGCAGATATGAGGTAGGTCCTCGTGCATTGGGCAATCGCTCCATTCTCGCTGCGCCGTTTAAGGACAGCACGAGAATACGATTGAATGAGATCAAGCAGCGTGAGCAGTTTCGTCCGATCGCGCCTGTTTGCCTGGAAGAAGATGCCGCAACATGGTTCGGCTGCAACTGGTCGAGCCCATACATGCTCTACACCCAAAAGGCGAATACCAGTGCCTTGGCCGCGGTCACCCATGTGAACGGAACCGCACGTCTTCAGACGGTTTCAGCAGCTACAAACCGGCCCCTATATGAGCTGCTTTGTGCGTTCAAGGCCAGGACCGGTTATGGAGTCCTTTGCAATACGTCTCTCAATTTCAACGGACGAGGGTTCATAAACAGGATTGAAGATCTATCGGCTTACGTTTTGGATCGGGGGTTGGATGGGTTTGTAGCTGAGGGCAAGGCGTACCTCGTGAAGTCATCTCCTTATTCTCAGACCTTCATGGCAGACACCAAAGTCCCCTCGAAGGGATGA
- a CDS encoding DUF2130 domain-containing protein, with protein MNLKATAAYAAHEPTLNCPNCNHEIKLTESLAAPLIEETRRRFHEQLASKDAEVARKTEALRQEREQLEKSREQIEVQIKQRMAAERSQIAAAEAKKAREAVAAEVQLKGAELEELRKTLAANNAKLAEAQQQQAELMRKQRALDDEKRELDLTVEKRVQASVEQIQVKARQEADEAARLRVAEKDQTIESMARTIEELKRKAEQGSQQSQGEVLELELEELLRGRFPTDSIEPVGKGELGADVIQQVNAAVGQPAGIILWETKRTKAWSDGWLAKLRDDQRRSGADVALIISHALPKHIEQFDLMDGVWVAHPRCALPVAVALRQALIDVSNSRLVQQGQQTKMEQVYHYLTGTKFRQRVEAVVEKFNDMRKDLDSERKFMVRQWAKRETQILSVIDSTVGMVGDLQAIAGKAMPEIPSLEVPLLEDHEGSDRKAS; from the coding sequence ATGAACTTGAAAGCAACGGCGGCTTATGCTGCGCATGAGCCCACCCTCAACTGCCCGAACTGCAATCACGAGATCAAGCTTACAGAGTCGCTGGCCGCGCCTCTGATCGAGGAAACGCGTCGGCGCTTCCACGAGCAGCTTGCCAGCAAGGATGCCGAGGTCGCTCGCAAGACGGAAGCGTTGCGGCAGGAGCGCGAGCAGCTTGAGAAGTCGCGCGAGCAGATCGAAGTCCAAATCAAGCAGCGGATGGCTGCCGAGCGCAGCCAGATCGCCGCCGCGGAGGCGAAGAAAGCGCGGGAAGCCGTCGCTGCCGAGGTTCAGTTGAAGGGCGCTGAGCTTGAGGAGCTACGCAAGACCCTGGCGGCCAACAACGCGAAGCTTGCCGAGGCCCAGCAACAGCAGGCCGAGCTGATGCGTAAGCAACGCGCCCTCGATGATGAAAAGCGTGAGCTCGACCTTACGGTCGAAAAGCGGGTGCAGGCTTCCGTTGAACAGATCCAGGTGAAAGCCCGGCAAGAGGCCGATGAGGCTGCCCGCCTGCGGGTGGCCGAGAAAGACCAGACCATCGAGTCGATGGCGCGGACCATCGAGGAACTGAAGCGCAAGGCCGAGCAAGGCTCTCAGCAGTCCCAGGGCGAGGTTTTAGAGCTTGAGCTTGAGGAGTTGCTGCGCGGACGTTTCCCGACGGACTCGATCGAGCCGGTTGGCAAAGGCGAGCTTGGCGCCGACGTTATTCAGCAGGTCAATGCAGCGGTGGGCCAGCCTGCCGGCATCATTCTCTGGGAAACCAAGCGCACCAAGGCCTGGAGCGACGGATGGCTCGCCAAATTGCGTGACGATCAGCGCCGATCGGGAGCCGACGTGGCGCTCATCATCTCGCACGCCCTGCCCAAGCACATCGAGCAGTTCGACCTGATGGATGGCGTGTGGGTAGCCCATCCCCGCTGCGCCCTGCCCGTCGCGGTCGCGCTTCGTCAGGCGTTGATTGATGTCAGCAACTCGCGTCTGGTCCAGCAAGGCCAGCAGACCAAGATGGAGCAGGTCTATCATTATTTGACCGGCACGAAGTTCCGGCAGCGGGTTGAGGCCGTGGTCGAGAAGTTCAACGACATGCGCAAGGACCTAGATAGCGAGCGCAAGTTCATGGTCCGGCAGTGGGCTAAGCGTGAAACCCAGATCCTTTCCGTTATTGATTCTACCGTCGGCATGGTGGGTGACCTCCAGGCAATTGCGGGCAAGGCGATGCCTGAAATCCCCAGCCTGGAGGTACCTCTGCTCGAAGACCACGAGGGCAGCGACCGTAAGGCGTCTTAG
- a CDS encoding glycoside hydrolase family 28 protein encodes MTKRFRNWTLLSILASMVVCPAAKAQDRRTIAEPVAPHTVCDRPVPSGKNDTVSLQDAIQHCPDGAAVYLGRGEFHSGPLEMKSGVTLWVGRGATLIAIPEPAAYDRGLGQCGRIAEKGDGCRPFISFSKTRGGGIYGEGIIDGQGGAMIGGGPETWWQLARRAQAQGGNQNAPRLIQVDHAQDIMFSGVTLRNAANFHVAMNRVEGATFWGLTIDSPADARNTDGIDLGASQDVTITHSLIRTGDDNVAIKAGDNGSSSHISIIDNYFGWGHGMSIGSEVNSGARDILVRNLTLDGTTSGLRIKSDVSRGGLVESVTYEYVCLRGNRWPLTFDTKYDPRAQGTRIPVYRQIILRHVHGDTGVLLMRGVDGRHALDVTLEDVRFANSATWQLEHANVTANHSDVWPPLPGRATQPLLRGSEVCSRAFRDGNR; translated from the coding sequence ATGACAAAGCGTTTTCGCAACTGGACCCTATTGTCCATACTCGCCTCCATGGTTGTCTGCCCCGCCGCAAAAGCGCAAGACCGCCGGACTATCGCCGAACCTGTTGCACCTCATACGGTCTGCGATCGCCCTGTACCTTCCGGCAAGAACGATACAGTTAGCCTACAGGACGCCATTCAACATTGCCCCGATGGCGCTGCAGTTTATCTTGGGCGCGGCGAGTTTCACTCAGGTCCACTCGAGATGAAATCGGGCGTGACCTTATGGGTCGGACGCGGTGCGACACTGATCGCCATCCCCGAACCTGCTGCTTACGACAGGGGCCTCGGACAATGTGGTCGCATTGCGGAAAAGGGCGACGGTTGCCGGCCATTCATCAGCTTTTCTAAAACGCGCGGCGGCGGCATCTACGGAGAGGGCATCATCGATGGTCAGGGCGGCGCAATGATCGGCGGCGGCCCGGAAACCTGGTGGCAGCTAGCCCGCCGCGCCCAAGCCCAGGGCGGCAATCAGAACGCCCCACGCTTGATCCAGGTCGATCATGCGCAGGACATCATGTTCTCTGGTGTCACCTTGCGCAACGCTGCCAATTTTCATGTCGCGATGAACCGGGTTGAAGGTGCCACGTTTTGGGGCCTGACGATCGATTCGCCGGCGGATGCCCGCAACACCGATGGCATCGATCTTGGCGCCAGTCAGGATGTGACCATCACCCACAGCTTGATCCGTACGGGTGACGACAACGTCGCAATCAAGGCCGGCGATAATGGCTCAAGCAGCCATATCTCGATCATTGATAATTATTTCGGCTGGGGGCATGGCATGTCGATCGGCAGCGAGGTGAATTCCGGGGCCAGAGACATATTGGTGCGTAATCTGACGCTGGATGGTACGACGTCGGGCCTGCGCATCAAGAGCGATGTTAGTCGAGGCGGTCTGGTCGAGAGCGTGACTTATGAGTACGTGTGCCTGAGGGGCAACCGGTGGCCGCTCACTTTCGATACAAAATATGATCCGCGCGCTCAAGGCACGAGGATTCCGGTCTATCGGCAAATCATTCTCCGTCATGTGCATGGCGACACTGGTGTGCTGCTGATGCGCGGCGTAGACGGGCGGCATGCCCTGGACGTGACACTCGAAGATGTCCGATTTGCCAATTCCGCGACTTGGCAACTTGAACATGCGAACGTCACCGCAAATCACTCTGACGTATGGCCCCCGCTGCCCGGACGAGCTACACAACCGCTGCTGCGCGGATCGGAGGTATGTTCCAGGGCATTCCGCGACGGCAATCGGTAA
- a CDS encoding pectinesterase family protein — protein MRIFVSSAALLAGCFCIPAGYAHPLLVSHAGNADYHSVQQAIDALPAEGGDLWIAPGIYREKVKITKSGVHLAGTGNRPEDAVIVYGDGAVNVGGTARSATLDATGDDFRLENLTIQNDYALNPANPPSQAVALSVTGDRDIITRVRLLGAQDTLFAGKGPNGRMSRQYFSNCYIEGHVDFIFGNAKAWFRHCELHGIANQAVVYTAQSKAAPDEDSGYVFDHCRLSADPAARYIALGRPWRPYATVVFLSAKIDAPVIAEGWREWTPGKTNTLRTSYFAEYRSFGVGANPSGREPHSHQLTEGEAARWSLSVFFRGVTDWLPTNHHEGTQSNVHDEGLRRRSSDE, from the coding sequence ATGCGAATTTTCGTTTCCTCCGCTGCACTTCTGGCGGGATGTTTCTGCATCCCCGCGGGGTACGCTCATCCACTGTTGGTGTCGCATGCCGGAAATGCAGACTATCACTCCGTGCAGCAAGCCATCGACGCGTTGCCGGCGGAAGGCGGAGATCTCTGGATCGCGCCGGGCATCTATCGCGAGAAGGTCAAAATCACCAAATCCGGTGTTCATCTCGCAGGGACTGGTAACAGGCCGGAGGATGCGGTCATTGTGTATGGCGACGGCGCGGTCAATGTAGGAGGAACCGCCCGCTCGGCGACGCTGGATGCCACTGGCGATGACTTCCGGCTCGAGAATCTGACCATTCAGAACGACTACGCCCTCAATCCGGCCAATCCACCCTCGCAGGCGGTAGCGCTGTCCGTTACCGGAGACCGGGACATCATTACGCGCGTCCGCCTGCTCGGCGCCCAGGACACGCTGTTTGCCGGCAAGGGACCAAACGGCAGAATGTCACGACAATACTTCTCGAACTGCTACATCGAAGGGCATGTCGATTTCATATTTGGCAACGCCAAGGCCTGGTTCCGGCACTGTGAGTTGCACGGCATCGCCAATCAAGCGGTCGTCTATACCGCTCAGAGCAAGGCAGCGCCGGATGAGGACAGTGGCTATGTGTTTGATCATTGCAGGCTGAGTGCCGACCCTGCTGCTCGCTATATCGCACTTGGCCGCCCCTGGCGCCCCTACGCCACCGTGGTCTTCCTGTCCGCGAAGATAGATGCCCCCGTAATCGCGGAAGGGTGGCGCGAATGGACGCCCGGCAAGACCAACACGTTGAGGACAAGCTATTTTGCTGAATACAGATCCTTCGGCGTCGGGGCTAACCCCTCAGGCCGCGAGCCTCACTCCCATCAACTGACAGAGGGCGAAGCTGCGAGATGGTCGCTGAGCGTGTTCTTCCGGGGTGTCACAGATTGGCTGCCAACGAACCATCACGAAGGAACACAGAGCAACGTTCATGACGAAGGGCTTCGACGGCGATCCTCGGATGAATGA